In Acidimicrobiia bacterium, the following are encoded in one genomic region:
- a CDS encoding AzlD domain-containing protein: protein MTDYSPTAIWLLIVVIGLGTFALRFSLIALAGKNDRIPEPALRALRFIPPAVLAAIAAPAFLRQGGAVDVSFGNLRLFAGVVAYLVAARTKSVLWTIVSGMTVLWILEAVF from the coding sequence ATGACGGACTACTCCCCCACCGCCATCTGGCTCTTGATCGTCGTAATCGGACTCGGCACTTTCGCGCTCCGCTTCTCGCTCATCGCCCTGGCGGGGAAGAACGACCGGATACCGGAACCTGCCCTTCGCGCCCTCCGATTCATCCCACCGGCGGTGCTCGCCGCGATCGCCGCGCCGGCATTTCTGCGGCAAGGGGGGGCAGTCGACGTCTCGTTCGGCAATCTGCGCCTGTTCGCCGGAGTCGTCGCCTACCTCGTGGCGGCGCGCACAAAGAGCGTCCTGTGGACCATCGTCTCGGGAATGACGGTTCTCTGGATCCTCGAAGCCGTCTTCTGA
- a CDS encoding AzlC family ABC transporter permease — protein sequence MSEGSRSIYLRGVRDFAPIILGIVPFGLVAGIASIDAGLDIFHAVGFSTIVLAGASQLASIALIGQNATFIVIVATALIINARFIMYSASLATHLAGLPLPRRVMAAYLLTDQSYAFSIIRYRNESWDVSQKLAYYVGVGTTLWLVWQVSTVLGVLLGASLPAEWSLDFAVPLVFLALLVPAVRDRADGAAAVVAGVLAVTAAGLPYNLGLPIAAVAGIGAGVALGRKQPA from the coding sequence ATGAGTGAAGGTTCACGCTCTATCTACCTGCGGGGTGTACGCGACTTTGCTCCCATCATCCTCGGCATCGTCCCATTCGGATTGGTTGCCGGGATCGCGTCGATCGACGCCGGCCTCGACATCTTCCACGCCGTGGGATTCTCCACAATCGTCCTGGCGGGCGCTTCACAGCTGGCTTCGATAGCACTGATCGGCCAGAACGCCACCTTCATCGTCATCGTGGCGACCGCGCTGATCATCAACGCGCGGTTCATCATGTACAGCGCCTCACTCGCAACCCACTTGGCGGGGTTGCCGTTGCCGCGCCGGGTGATGGCTGCCTACCTGCTAACGGATCAGTCCTACGCGTTTTCGATCATCCGCTATCGGAATGAATCGTGGGATGTCTCTCAGAAGCTCGCCTACTACGTCGGTGTCGGCACCACGCTCTGGCTCGTCTGGCAAGTCTCCACGGTACTGGGCGTGCTTCTCGGCGCGAGCCTTCCGGCGGAGTGGTCGCTCGACTTCGCCGTTCCGCTGGTGTTCCTCGCTCTGCTCGTCCCGGCCGTTCGCGACAGGGCAGACGGTGCAGCAGCCGTCGTGGCAGGAGTTCTCGCCGTCACGGCAGCCGGCCTGCCCTACAACCTCGGGCTGCCCATTGCTGCGGTTGCCGGCATCGGGGCAGGCGTGGCGCTCGGGAGAAAGCAACCGGCATGA
- a CDS encoding transcriptional regulator, producing the protein MPLLSESRSHVRCRVRAHRTSPSPPTQGRSPQPAVVDEVDFVFLQRQTAMTPGNLSAHIGKLVKAGYVEVDKTFVDNRPRTIYSLTAPGRGAFESYLVGMRSLLDTAPG; encoded by the coding sequence GTGCCGCTCCTGAGTGAGTCTCGGTCACATGTTCGATGTCGGGTTCGAGCACACAGAACATCTCCATCGCCGCCGACGCAGGGGAGGTCTCCACAACCGGCGGTCGTCGATGAGGTGGATTTCGTGTTCCTGCAACGACAGACGGCCATGACCCCGGGCAACCTGTCTGCTCACATCGGCAAGCTGGTCAAAGCCGGTTATGTCGAAGTGGACAAGACGTTCGTCGACAATCGTCCCCGGACGATCTACTCGCTGACGGCCCCGGGTCGAGGTGCCTTCGAGAGCTATCTGGTCGGGATGCGGTCGCTCCTCGACACAGCACCCGGCTGA
- a CDS encoding lysophospholipid acyltransferase family protein, with product MDTPRPWWLKIVDWVTTIPMVIAFGTTLVLGDVGARVARLFGLRPMEIAVGAAQRALIWTFRISGVRLTIERHPAVVAGKGFVFLSNHQSLFDVPIFGGILFSNYPKYVAKKELANWIPLISFNLKHGGNVLIDRGNRVGAVRAIAEFGATCQERDVSAVIFPEGTRSRDGNLQEFRKAGTAVLLEAASKLPVVPTAIDGSWKLLSNKMFPVPFGTSVRIRFHEPIQRAEGDSGTLIDTSLATIAATIEDWRANPR from the coding sequence ATGGACACGCCGAGGCCCTGGTGGCTCAAGATCGTTGACTGGGTCACGACAATCCCGATGGTGATCGCCTTCGGCACCACCCTGGTTCTGGGCGACGTAGGTGCCCGTGTCGCACGCCTGTTCGGCCTTCGACCGATGGAGATCGCGGTCGGGGCCGCCCAGCGGGCACTGATCTGGACCTTCCGCATATCAGGAGTCCGGCTGACCATCGAGCGCCACCCCGCTGTCGTCGCCGGGAAGGGATTCGTCTTCCTCTCGAACCATCAGAGCCTGTTCGACGTTCCGATCTTCGGCGGGATCCTCTTCTCGAACTACCCGAAGTACGTTGCGAAGAAGGAACTGGCCAACTGGATTCCGCTCATCTCATTCAATCTGAAACACGGCGGCAACGTTCTGATCGACCGCGGGAATCGAGTCGGGGCGGTGCGCGCCATCGCGGAGTTCGGTGCAACCTGCCAGGAACGTGACGTGTCGGCCGTCATCTTTCCGGAAGGAACGCGATCCAGAGACGGCAACCTGCAGGAGTTCAGGAAGGCCGGAACGGCCGTCCTGCTCGAAGCTGCCTCGAAACTGCCGGTAGTACCGACTGCCATAGATGGTTCCTGGAAGCTGCTGAGCAACAAGATGTTCCCGGTTCCTTTCGGAACAAGCGTGCGGATCAGGTTCCACGAGCCGATCCAACGCGCAGAGGGCGATTCAGGCACCCTTATCGATACCTCTCTGGCCACCATCGCAGCCACGATCGAGGACTGGCGGGCGAATCCGCGATAG